Proteins encoded by one window of Agelaius phoeniceus isolate bAgePho1 chromosome 5, bAgePho1.hap1, whole genome shotgun sequence:
- the CDKN1B gene encoding cyclin-dependent kinase inhibitor 1B, which translates to MSNVRISNGSPTLERMEARQSEYPKPSACRNLFGPVNHEELNREFKKHLQEMKETYQRKWNFDFQNHRPLEGRYEWQAVEKGSSPDFYFRPPRLRKAVCKSAGRQSLDVNGNCQTVVFVGSQGISEDTHCVAQKTDVSENQTDLAEQCTAQRKRPAADDSSPQNKRANTTEEEVSEDSPSASSVEQTPKKSSPGRHQT; encoded by the exons ATGTCAAACGTCCGCATTTCTAATGGGAGCCCTACCTTGGAGCGCATGGAGGCCAGGCAGTCGGAGTACCCGAAGCCGTCAGCGTGCCGGAACCTCTTCGGGCCGGTGAACCACGAAGAGCTCAACAGGGAGTTTaagaaacacctgcaggagatGAAGGAGACATACCAGAGGAAGTGGAATTTCGATTTCCAGAATCACAGGCCGCTGGAAGGCAGGTACGAGTGGCAAGCCGTGGAGAAGGGGAGCTCGCCCGACTTCTACTTCAGACCCCCCCGGCTACGGAAAGCCGTCTGCAAGTCCGCCGGCCGCCAGAGCTTGGATGTAAACGGGAATTGCCAAACCGTGGTTTTTGTCGGTTCTCAGGGAATCTCAGAGGACACTCACTGTGTAGCTCAAAAGACTGATGTTTCAGAAAATCAGACGGACTTAGCAGAGCAGTGCACTGCCCAGAGGAAAAGACCCGCGGCCGATG ATTCCTCTCCTCAAAATAAAAGAGCCAACACAACAGAAGAAGAGGTTTCAGAAGACTCCCCCAGTGCCAGTTCAGTGGAGCAAACACCCAAGAAATCAAGCCCGGGAAGACATCAAACGTAA